One region of Zingiber officinale cultivar Zhangliang chromosome 7B, Zo_v1.1, whole genome shotgun sequence genomic DNA includes:
- the LOC122004307 gene encoding uncharacterized protein LOC122004307 produces the protein MDFLSKYDASIECRKRKVIFQPEAEPTFEFMGEPRKETKEFLSALKAQKMLDRGCTGFLAHVVDTSQAEDQKREDIRVVCNYPEVFLEELLGLAPDREVEFEIELIPSTKPFSKASYRMALAELKELQEQLRELLNKELIRPSNSPWGASILLDGLYLR, from the coding sequence atggatttcctgagcaaataCGATGCTTCGAttgagtgccgtaaaagaaaagtgatttttcaGCCCGAAGCAGAACCGACATTTGAGTTTATGGGAGAACCAAGGAAGGAGACTAAGGAATTCTTGTCAGCCTTAAAAGCGCAAAAGATGTTAGACCGCGGATGCActggatttctagcacatgtagtcGATACCAGTCAAGCAGAGGACCAAAAGCGGGAAGATATCAGAGTTGTATGCAACTACCCAGAGGTATTCCTCGAGGAACTACtagggttagcccccgatagagaagttgaatttgagattgaattgattcCTAGTACTAAACCGTTCTCTAAAGCATCTTACCGTATGGCGTtagctgaattgaaggaacttcaggaacaactACGGGAGTTGCTCAACAAGGAACTTATACGCCCTAGtaactctccatggggagcttcG